In Acidianus brierleyi, one genomic interval encodes:
- a CDS encoding peptide-N4-asparagine amidase — protein sequence MKRFAILILLILTIVQFSIFFGYTQGTEVSPSSFVHPLISNITVSSKIPFTEDPSYYSFEAYHIIPPNVTPLVIHVATNLLFNDTGLRPFYIKTYVPPGNYSMELLNVSIKEFNGTQYDRQAYIFVNGVPIFWGSTQEINNSTAEADVTMFENLLKGNVTFEPVIQNYYDAKVGITGLYELNITLYLYPGTPPKGLPNEFIPLFVNVTVPFNYSYVILNPKFDSITSSIKIPNGTYKMDALIYEEGGGNDEFWYTNEPATRSIMVYYDSHLASIVNPYETIYTGGIDLFYWKPLTSIDTLSFHNPYIIDLTPMIAYGTTANVTVSVSNLLQAYQLTGSLAYDWDIAGVMMLWVNQSNPLVGAKIITEFQNYMDSSPLFFGGYQNSEYYQEGGHYYLAYKSELMFEHGIENTSVIQYGRFYAYQTFNSIYELANLTETFSEIAKETGFYNSTLIIQGDYPISMYIDAAAVPITNPKVIPFNLSYEQEGYIDLGLHYYYSYTFDNYNKTTITNEKLYSNGGFGGIIEIINSYGGAVLVALTSNTANTVKDLSLTYLVNGKGFNEEFSAEGIQNSTVNLNGYYIYIHETFTNINPTNSLVMLNSVFIATLDLHRSARL from the coding sequence ATGAAAAGATTTGCAATTTTAATTTTATTAATATTAACTATAGTTCAATTTTCTATATTTTTTGGATATACACAAGGTACTGAAGTATCTCCATCTTCGTTTGTCCATCCACTAATATCAAACATTACAGTCTCATCAAAAATTCCTTTTACTGAAGATCCTTCATACTACTCTTTTGAGGCATATCACATAATTCCTCCTAATGTTACTCCATTAGTTATTCATGTAGCTACTAATTTGCTTTTTAATGACACTGGGTTGAGGCCTTTCTATATAAAAACTTATGTCCCTCCAGGAAACTATTCAATGGAACTCCTTAATGTATCGATAAAAGAATTTAATGGTACGCAATATGACAGGCAAGCGTATATATTTGTCAATGGTGTGCCAATATTTTGGGGATCTACTCAAGAAATAAATAATTCTACAGCAGAAGCCGATGTGACAATGTTCGAAAACTTACTTAAGGGCAATGTTACATTTGAGCCAGTAATACAAAATTACTATGACGCAAAAGTAGGCATTACGGGATTATATGAACTTAATATAACACTTTATTTGTATCCTGGAACTCCTCCAAAAGGTTTGCCAAACGAGTTTATTCCATTGTTTGTTAACGTTACAGTTCCGTTTAATTATTCATATGTTATTCTTAATCCAAAATTTGATAGTATAACATCTTCAATAAAAATTCCTAATGGAACTTATAAGATGGATGCTTTAATATATGAGGAAGGAGGAGGAAACGATGAATTTTGGTATACTAACGAGCCTGCTACAAGGAGTATAATGGTCTATTACGATTCTCATTTAGCTAGTATAGTCAATCCTTATGAGACAATTTATACTGGAGGAATAGATTTATTCTACTGGAAACCATTAACGTCAATAGATACTCTCTCTTTCCATAATCCGTACATAATAGACTTAACTCCAATGATAGCATACGGGACTACTGCAAATGTAACTGTAAGTGTTAGCAATTTGCTTCAAGCATATCAGTTAACTGGTTCATTAGCTTATGATTGGGATATAGCCGGTGTAATGATGTTGTGGGTAAATCAATCTAATCCTTTAGTAGGAGCTAAAATAATAACGGAATTTCAAAATTACATGGATTCATCTCCATTATTCTTTGGAGGATATCAAAATTCTGAATATTACCAAGAAGGAGGACATTACTATCTTGCCTATAAATCAGAATTAATGTTTGAACATGGGATAGAAAATACATCAGTAATTCAGTATGGAAGATTCTATGCTTATCAAACTTTTAATAGTATTTATGAATTAGCTAATTTAACTGAAACATTCAGTGAAATAGCAAAAGAAACTGGATTCTATAATTCCACATTAATTATTCAAGGTGATTATCCAATATCAATGTATATTGATGCTGCCGCAGTACCTATAACTAATCCCAAGGTAATACCATTCAATTTAAGTTATGAACAAGAAGGATATATTGATTTAGGACTTCATTATTATTATTCATATACTTTTGATAATTATAATAAAACAACTATAACCAATGAGAAACTGTATTCTAACGGTGGTTTTGGAGGTATAATAGAGATAATTAACTCTTACGGTGGTGCAGTTCTAGTAGCTCTAACATCAAATACTGCAAATACGGTAAAAGATCTTAGTCTTACATACTTAGTTAATGGTAAAGGATTTAATGAGGAATTTTCTGCTGAAGGTATTCAGAACAGTACTGTTAATTTAAACGGCTATTATATTTATATTCATGAAACATTTACTAATATAAATCCTACAAATTCTTTAGTAATGCTCAACAGTGTATTTATTGCGACTCTTGATCTTCATCGTTCAGCTCGTCTATAA
- a CDS encoding S53 family peptidase: MQQIKSLVLTILILGFLFPILAYSSQSEVSYSGPSLSGYEIGKINPNTEICLEFFVIPSNLNELYLVAQEVSNHQMKPLNNSQLVSEFGQSQKVNKIISFLENNGYEIVYESPFSVFAIAPASIVEKTFSVNLDLYKDNNEIYYKPSSLPQIPQLMKNVIIGGLTNYTLIQPQYFVLGKLEHGVIEPSNAPRSLPLSYLQFSALYYTPQDIQGAYNVSGSNPGKNVTIAVVDAYGDPEIYQDIHTFDKMFHLPPVNLSVIPVGPYHPIFGLFTGWNIETALDVEAAHSMSPYAKIDLVVAANNGAALFEAIDLIVSEDLAQVVSMSWGFPENLASASGFYAWYQGVPFPNYPYLDYYFALGTAEGISFFAASGDDGAYQGTLTTYGGVLFPSSSPFVTAVGGTSLYVNVTSGYLTSLNSTATYGYETAWSVEPQYESEGTSTVSSGGGYSTLFPSPWYQRDITHSNFRTTPDVAADANPYTGFVTIVDGAECIIGGTSLATPLWAGTAADIDSYIGHSLGLVNPLLYGIYQNSTLYDEAFHPVSFGYNGKYFANYTYNLVTGLGSPNVGMLEYVIKNYMINQGLKISVTTCEPQITQPWYMYGSAFKILAYISTPNGTTVTTGDFNAYIYTLNGYLASVPLSFNGTYWVGSYTIQKGEPQNVWSIVVNGSIYGLTGIGQTDIDVGESINIIFPVGQILPVDQSFPVVVCAYYPNGTPVSNTTFVAHFIKDGKTIFNVSLLPTSTPGQYEGIGTLLSPMPEGTYIMVINNTYGSAYTYNYFGGIIYGLLFTPINDGMPSANVGQNITLLAFTYDQAGLGLFTSNVTAFVYNPQNQLVATIPMSLAPDITEFGIYNLFGYHEANFTIPSNFTPGFYTVIIHSTISTSVGIENSNFTTAFYVEPSELSYQVRSVSTVYEGQNLKIYANITYSNGTEVKYGEFSATLFPSQLNFESLILEFETETLLQYNSTLGEWVGIAKIPSILTDQGTIYQGGNLYELSGAWDVVITGTSPFGSNLIAKSYTQVMPYTYLHTLIITPENVSEIPLLTYNGTTYELDDIYSPSITVEGLHNVILLNSIVGQIDSYNSTLIAIDSRIIQINSESSLVSLIKDTIGGREFAINSINSNISLVSSVIEDSTYAFNQSDSIITQEGVSITNVTSLSTLPEPKIVSISPTNVTTSSTNITITITGENLKVTGVEMDGSSISYSVSSTSSGIKITIPFDASLLPSGFYIFTINVNDGLQYSLQSGVYNSYHEVVSEGQIQSAEHSITTLSHSISSLSSSITVAYALGIIGIIIALIALFFSLRKRG, translated from the coding sequence ATGCAACAGATAAAGAGTTTAGTATTGACTATTTTAATTTTAGGTTTTTTGTTTCCAATACTAGCTTACTCATCCCAATCAGAGGTCTCTTATAGCGGTCCTTCCTTATCTGGATATGAAATAGGTAAAATCAATCCCAATACAGAAATATGCTTAGAATTCTTTGTTATACCGAGTAATCTAAATGAACTTTATTTAGTAGCTCAGGAAGTCTCTAATCATCAAATGAAACCTCTAAACAATTCTCAACTTGTAAGTGAATTTGGCCAATCACAAAAAGTTAACAAAATAATTAGCTTCTTAGAAAATAATGGATACGAAATAGTGTATGAAAGTCCATTTTCAGTTTTTGCCATAGCTCCTGCGTCTATAGTAGAAAAGACGTTTTCCGTTAATTTAGATCTATATAAGGATAATAATGAAATTTATTATAAGCCTTCTTCATTACCGCAAATTCCTCAATTAATGAAGAACGTAATAATTGGAGGATTAACTAATTACACTCTAATTCAGCCACAATATTTTGTTCTCGGTAAATTAGAACATGGAGTTATAGAACCATCGAATGCTCCAAGAAGTCTACCGTTGAGCTATTTACAATTTTCTGCTTTGTATTATACCCCTCAAGATATACAAGGTGCATATAACGTGTCTGGATCTAATCCGGGCAAAAACGTTACTATAGCCGTAGTTGACGCTTATGGTGATCCAGAGATTTACCAAGATATTCATACTTTCGACAAAATGTTCCATTTGCCTCCAGTAAATTTAAGTGTAATTCCAGTAGGTCCTTATCATCCTATATTTGGATTGTTTACTGGATGGAACATAGAAACTGCATTAGATGTAGAAGCAGCTCATAGTATGTCTCCTTATGCTAAAATTGACCTTGTAGTGGCTGCAAATAACGGGGCAGCATTATTTGAGGCCATAGATCTTATAGTAAGTGAGGATTTAGCTCAAGTAGTTAGTATGAGCTGGGGATTCCCAGAAAATTTAGCATCAGCATCAGGATTTTACGCATGGTATCAAGGGGTACCTTTTCCAAACTATCCATATTTAGATTATTACTTTGCATTAGGCACTGCTGAGGGTATTTCGTTTTTTGCAGCGTCTGGAGATGATGGAGCATATCAAGGCACTCTAACTACTTATGGCGGTGTTCTATTCCCTTCATCTTCTCCCTTCGTTACAGCTGTAGGCGGAACATCACTTTATGTTAATGTGACATCGGGATATCTAACTTCATTAAATTCTACGGCAACTTATGGTTATGAAACCGCATGGAGTGTAGAACCGCAATATGAAAGTGAAGGCACTAGTACAGTGAGCTCTGGAGGAGGGTATAGCACGCTTTTTCCATCTCCTTGGTATCAGAGGGATATCACACATTCTAATTTTAGAACAACTCCAGACGTCGCCGCAGACGCTAATCCATATACTGGCTTTGTTACAATAGTTGATGGTGCAGAATGTATTATCGGAGGGACTAGTTTAGCAACACCTTTATGGGCAGGAACTGCAGCAGATATAGACTCTTACATAGGTCATTCGTTAGGATTAGTTAATCCATTACTTTATGGAATATATCAAAACTCAACACTATATGACGAAGCTTTTCATCCTGTTAGTTTTGGATATAATGGAAAATATTTTGCTAATTATACGTATAATTTAGTTACAGGATTAGGAAGTCCTAACGTTGGTATGCTTGAATATGTTATAAAGAATTATATGATAAATCAGGGTCTTAAAATATCAGTAACTACATGCGAACCTCAAATTACGCAACCATGGTATATGTATGGGAGCGCATTCAAGATATTGGCCTATATTTCAACTCCTAACGGTACTACAGTAACCACAGGAGACTTTAATGCATACATATATACATTAAATGGCTATCTTGCTAGTGTTCCATTATCGTTTAATGGAACTTATTGGGTAGGTAGTTACACAATTCAAAAAGGGGAACCACAAAACGTTTGGAGCATTGTAGTTAATGGTTCAATTTATGGTCTAACTGGAATAGGTCAAACAGATATAGATGTAGGGGAATCTATAAACATAATATTTCCAGTAGGTCAAATTTTGCCAGTAGATCAATCGTTCCCTGTAGTAGTATGTGCATATTATCCTAATGGCACTCCAGTTAGTAATACTACATTTGTAGCTCATTTCATAAAGGACGGTAAGACCATATTTAACGTAAGTTTATTACCTACTTCTACGCCTGGTCAATATGAAGGAATAGGAACATTATTATCTCCAATGCCAGAGGGAACATACATAATGGTTATTAATAATACCTATGGCAGTGCATATACGTACAATTATTTTGGAGGTATAATTTATGGATTGTTATTTACTCCAATAAACGACGGTATGCCTTCAGCTAATGTGGGGCAAAATATAACCTTATTAGCGTTTACTTATGATCAAGCTGGATTAGGTCTTTTTACTTCTAATGTAACTGCATTCGTATATAATCCTCAGAATCAGTTAGTTGCTACAATTCCTATGTCCTTAGCTCCAGATATTACAGAATTTGGAATATATAATTTATTTGGATATCATGAAGCTAATTTTACTATACCGTCTAATTTTACTCCTGGATTCTATACTGTAATAATTCATTCTACTATATCTACATCGGTAGGTATAGAAAACTCTAATTTCACTACGGCATTTTACGTGGAGCCTTCTGAATTGTCTTATCAAGTGAGAAGTGTATCCACAGTTTATGAAGGCCAAAATCTAAAGATCTATGCGAATATAACATATTCCAATGGTACGGAAGTCAAGTATGGCGAGTTTTCTGCTACTCTATTTCCATCTCAGTTAAATTTTGAATCCTTAATCTTAGAATTTGAAACTGAAACTCTCTTACAGTATAATTCAACTCTAGGAGAATGGGTAGGCATAGCAAAGATACCTTCTATACTTACAGATCAAGGTACAATCTATCAAGGCGGAAATCTGTACGAACTCTCTGGAGCATGGGATGTAGTAATAACTGGAACTTCTCCATTTGGATCCAATTTAATAGCAAAAAGTTATACTCAAGTAATGCCTTATACGTATCTGCATACGTTAATAATAACGCCAGAAAACGTTAGCGAAATACCTTTATTAACATATAATGGGACAACTTATGAATTAGATGACATATATTCACCTTCTATAACTGTAGAAGGATTACATAATGTAATATTATTAAATTCTATAGTAGGTCAGATAGATTCATATAATTCAACATTAATAGCAATAGATTCTAGAATAATTCAGATAAATTCGGAATCGTCTTTAGTAAGTTTAATTAAGGATACAATAGGCGGAAGAGAGTTCGCTATTAACTCTATAAATTCAAATATAAGTCTAGTAAGTAGTGTAATTGAAGATTCTACTTATGCATTTAACCAGAGCGATAGCATAATAACTCAAGAAGGTGTATCTATAACTAATGTGACTTCATTGTCAACTTTACCAGAACCTAAAATAGTTTCTATATCACCAACTAACGTTACAACGTCTTCTACAAATATAACTATAACCATTACTGGAGAAAATCTTAAGGTTACTGGTGTTGAAATGGATGGGTCCTCAATTTCCTACTCTGTATCTTCTACATCTTCAGGAATAAAGATAACTATTCCATTTGATGCTAGTCTACTACCTTCAGGATTCTATATATTTACTATAAACGTTAATGATGGTTTACAATATAGTCTACAATCTGGTGTTTATAATTCTTATCATGAAGTAGTAAGTGAAGGTCAAATACAGTCTGCTGAACATTCGATAACAACATTGAGTCATTCTATATCGTCACTGAGCAGTTCTATAACAGTTGCTTATGCTTTAGGCATAATAGGTATAATAATAGCCTTAATTGCATTATTTTTCTCTTTAAGAAAGAGGGGGTGA
- a CDS encoding exodeoxyribonuclease III has translation MKLLSWNVNGLRAAIGKGIVNTIKSLDYDVLMFQEVRSDSIPLDFQTLPYEIYIFPSKKKGYSGTMTLTRIKPISVKYGIGVEDFDEEGRTITLEFNDFYVINSYFPNAGEGLKRLDFKLRFNSEFEKFVLSLNKPCIICGDFNVAHEEIDIARPKDNVNHAGFTPQEREWMTHFLSLGFVDTFRLFVKEGGHYSWWSYRFHAREKNIGWRIDYCVVSEKLKNRVKRAEILEKIMGSDHAPVILEIE, from the coding sequence GTGAAATTACTATCCTGGAATGTTAATGGATTAAGGGCCGCTATAGGAAAAGGAATTGTAAATACTATAAAAAGCCTAGATTATGATGTACTGATGTTTCAAGAAGTGAGGTCAGATTCAATACCCTTAGACTTTCAAACATTACCCTATGAGATCTACATTTTTCCATCAAAAAAGAAGGGATACAGTGGCACTATGACGCTCACTAGGATAAAACCAATTAGTGTAAAGTATGGAATAGGAGTAGAGGATTTCGATGAAGAGGGAAGAACAATAACATTAGAATTTAACGATTTTTATGTAATAAACTCATATTTTCCAAATGCAGGTGAAGGTCTAAAAAGACTTGATTTTAAATTAAGATTTAATTCCGAATTTGAAAAATTCGTATTATCCCTAAATAAGCCTTGCATAATTTGTGGAGATTTTAACGTAGCCCACGAGGAAATAGATATAGCTAGACCAAAAGATAATGTAAATCATGCAGGATTTACACCTCAAGAGAGAGAATGGATGACCCATTTCCTTTCACTAGGATTCGTAGATACCTTTAGACTATTTGTAAAAGAAGGAGGGCATTATAGCTGGTGGTCTTATAGGTTTCACGCTAGAGAAAAAAATATAGGTTGGAGAATAGATTATTGTGTAGTTTCAGAGAAGCTAAAAAACAGAGTTAAAAGAGCTGAGATTCTAGAAAAAATCATGGGTTCTGATCATGCTCCTGTAATTTTGGAAATTGAATAA
- a CDS encoding DsrE family protein produces the protein MAKIFVISTAGKDDINRAMMAMNFALGARKNAGATVALMFLGRGVETLLKDSGNSAQMKKVIEDMQNSGIEISYCGISLKNMGLTKDLIFEGIKEVMGGVETVKKVEEGYSVVSF, from the coding sequence ATGGCCAAAATATTCGTTATTTCTACAGCAGGAAAAGATGATATAAATAGAGCAATGATGGCTATGAATTTTGCTCTTGGAGCAAGGAAAAATGCAGGAGCTACTGTAGCATTAATGTTCTTGGGTAGAGGAGTAGAGACATTACTAAAAGATTCTGGAAATTCAGCTCAAATGAAAAAAGTAATTGAAGATATGCAAAATTCGGGAATAGAAATTAGCTATTGCGGAATTTCATTAAAAAATATGGGATTAACTAAGGATCTTATTTTTGAAGGAATAAAAGAAGTAATGGGCGGTGTCGAAACAGTAAAGAAAGTAGAAGAAGGATATTCTGTAGTAAGTTTTTGA
- a CDS encoding NifB/NifX family molybdenum-iron cluster-binding protein: MKVAIPVTNGLVDGPGEGEKVQIYFLEGDKIELVEEYENPALKATAAPGAHMLKSALDKGVNAVVVAEIGGPGVRLLSGKAKIFLAPNMKVEEALKKLIKNELIETDKPTHEHGEHHKL; encoded by the coding sequence ATGAAAGTAGCTATACCAGTTACAAACGGACTAGTAGATGGTCCTGGAGAAGGAGAAAAAGTTCAAATTTATTTTTTGGAAGGAGATAAAATAGAATTAGTAGAAGAATACGAAAATCCTGCATTAAAGGCAACTGCTGCACCAGGAGCTCATATGTTAAAGTCTGCACTAGATAAAGGAGTAAATGCAGTAGTAGTTGCAGAAATAGGTGGACCTGGAGTAAGACTATTATCAGGTAAGGCAAAAATATTTCTAGCACCGAACATGAAAGTTGAAGAAGCTTTAAAAAAATTAATTAAAAATGAACTTATTGAAACAGATAAGCCTACTCATGAGCACGGTGAGCATCACAAACTATAA
- a CDS encoding ion channel has translation MLLSLRSIASLLILGAVVAFGVIGTYFLGNTGHNFNENINLINAIYFTIITLSTVGYGDIVPLTPIAKMFVVTLIVFGMGAFLTALTSISSDLASKRILSLTSRLATIEGEMLRGHILLIGSGTVNMAMIEDLKKSKSKYIMIINDITTAEKLSEDGYKVSAINLLSEKEIEKFNPEKAKKIIIDVKDPSDTIYITLILAKIAKDIPTIVIAHTEDLEMRLESVRTIKDITIINPSKLVAKNLIQQNI, from the coding sequence ATGTTACTCTCCTTAAGATCAATAGCTTCTCTCCTTATATTGGGCGCTGTTGTTGCCTTTGGGGTTATAGGAACATATTTTCTAGGAAATACTGGACATAATTTTAATGAAAATATTAATTTAATAAACGCAATTTATTTCACTATAATAACACTCTCTACTGTAGGCTACGGCGATATAGTGCCTTTAACTCCAATAGCTAAGATGTTTGTAGTTACATTAATAGTATTTGGTATGGGTGCTTTCTTAACAGCATTAACTAGTATCTCTAGTGATTTAGCCAGTAAAAGAATACTTTCCTTGACATCAAGATTAGCTACAATTGAAGGCGAGATGCTTAGGGGCCATATACTTCTTATAGGAAGTGGTACTGTAAACATGGCTATGATAGAAGATCTTAAGAAAAGCAAGAGTAAGTATATTATGATAATAAATGATATTACTACAGCAGAAAAATTATCTGAAGATGGATATAAAGTTAGTGCAATAAATTTATTGTCAGAAAAAGAAATAGAAAAATTCAATCCAGAGAAAGCAAAGAAAATAATAATTGATGTTAAAGATCCTTCTGACACAATTTACATTACGTTGATTTTAGCAAAGATAGCAAAGGATATTCCGACAATAGTTATTGCACATACAGAAGATCTGGAAATGAGATTAGAGAGTGTAAGAACAATTAAGGACATAACGATAATAAATCCAAGTAAACTAGTAGCTAAGAATCTTATACAGCAAAATATTTAA
- a CDS encoding APC family permease yields MSKEEEKHYEEPKRVIGLRDLVFLSLGGQSPFLSVLTYGVYAFLLAGAFAPIAIILGTLLVLMNGLVIYKLSTRFTKSGGYYVYAYYSLTRRLGFETGWIYLVYSTLYGAAYVLGSAYVISHVLPINPWIAVGIILGISSIFAISGIRPTAKYAIVASLIEIGIMTVIALLFLRSTGFTFYNPFNYHVSLAVLALAILFGSSIPTGYGSITPLSGEVKNPKRTVPTAIITVILLGGLLASFDVYAIADHILYFNIAASSVDLLRLIEDRLGLITFVFVLFAAANDGILATLSFMLATSRTAYAMSTNNFLPKVFSKFDSGRGPIASIALAIILYVIAVVFGLLSVDSRPFLAFEYVGEIAVLSNLFVHIASDFSLFKISLKRMRRRLVEISLAIGAIIFTGYDLVSSIGASEPILVYLFMAMIIMGFLAAEIIYMDRGEEEENKE; encoded by the coding sequence ATGAGTAAAGAAGAAGAGAAACATTATGAAGAACCTAAGCGTGTCATTGGGCTTAGAGATTTAGTGTTTTTATCATTAGGCGGTCAATCTCCTTTCCTTAGCGTATTGACATACGGTGTTTATGCGTTTCTATTAGCCGGAGCTTTTGCTCCAATAGCAATAATTTTAGGTACGTTATTAGTTTTAATGAATGGATTAGTTATATACAAACTTTCTACAAGGTTTACTAAATCTGGTGGATATTATGTATATGCTTACTATTCATTAACTAGAAGATTAGGTTTTGAAACTGGTTGGATTTACCTTGTTTACTCCACACTTTATGGTGCTGCTTATGTATTAGGCTCTGCCTACGTGATTTCTCACGTACTTCCTATAAACCCTTGGATAGCTGTAGGCATAATTCTTGGAATATCATCAATTTTTGCAATATCTGGAATAAGACCTACAGCAAAATATGCAATAGTAGCAAGTCTTATTGAGATAGGCATAATGACAGTCATAGCGCTCCTATTTTTAAGATCGACAGGATTCACTTTTTATAATCCCTTTAATTATCATGTATCTCTAGCAGTTTTAGCATTGGCAATACTTTTTGGATCTAGCATACCTACTGGTTATGGTTCTATAACTCCATTGTCAGGAGAGGTAAAAAATCCAAAACGAACCGTACCAACTGCGATAATTACTGTAATATTATTAGGCGGTTTGCTTGCATCATTTGATGTATATGCTATAGCAGATCATATATTGTATTTTAATATTGCAGCATCAAGTGTAGATTTACTACGTTTAATAGAAGATAGGCTAGGTTTAATAACATTCGTATTTGTGCTTTTTGCAGCCGCCAATGACGGTATACTAGCTACATTATCTTTTATGTTAGCTACGTCTAGAACTGCATATGCTATGTCTACAAATAATTTCTTGCCAAAAGTATTCTCTAAGTTTGATTCAGGAAGAGGACCAATAGCTTCTATCGCTCTTGCCATAATTTTATATGTAATAGCAGTAGTTTTTGGACTATTATCTGTTGATAGCAGGCCATTTCTAGCCTTTGAGTATGTTGGAGAAATTGCAGTATTATCTAATCTATTTGTGCATATAGCTTCAGACTTCTCTCTATTCAAAATATCTCTAAAGAGGATGAGAAGAAGACTTGTTGAAATAAGTTTAGCAATAGGTGCTATAATTTTTACAGGATATGATTTAGTATCATCTATTGGAGCTTCAGAGCCAATTCTTGTTTATTTATTTATGGCAATGATTATTATGGGGTTTCTTGCTGCAGAAATAATTTATATGGATAGAGGAGAAGAAGAAGAGAATAAAGAGTAA